A window of Helicoverpa armigera isolate CAAS_96S chromosome 30, ASM3070526v1, whole genome shotgun sequence contains these coding sequences:
- the LOC135119114 gene encoding uncharacterized protein LOC135119114, translated as MTSLFICQQAVTALCALRGELYIGTAWGCVIVADATSLRPLTVFRPYEEDVRVIIPLHPHKAEEAPMIATFGHGYRPLLQRYAPHSSSSTNTHNGYYCLLWQTQHWLPD; from the exons ATGACTTCGCTGTTCATCTGTCAACAGGCT GTGACAGCTCTATGTGCGTTGAGAGGCGAGCTGTACATAGGCACGGCGTGGGGCTGCGTCATCGTGGCCGACGCCACCTCACTGCGGCCCCTCACCGTGTTCAGACCTTATGAGGAAGAT GTGCGAGTAATAATCCCCCTGCACCCCCACAAGGCGGAGGAGGCTCCAATGATCGCCACGTTCGGGCACGGATACCGACCGCTGTTGCAGAGATATGCGCcacat TCATCCAGTTCAACCAACACCCATAACGGGTACTATTGTCTTCTATGGCAGACCCAGCATTGGTTGCCCGACTAA